The sequence GCAGAAAGTAAGAAtgcaaaataaatatttcaaaacaaaataacccTAGTACCGGAGCATTATTGCATAGAAcatatacatattgtttttGCTACAATATACACAAAATCCAACAAAGGCATGCCTGTTTTGTACACTTAAATTAGAAACGAAACAGTACATCCACGCTAAAAGAGAAATTGCACTACACCGTTAATGGCCCAAGAACTGAAGGGAGTAAATGCACATAGATTTCATCACTACTTAGAAAATTTACAGTAATATCCACAACTCCCAGGCAAAGCACTGCAACAAGTTTTCTAGAAGCGGAACAGAATTATATGTACCAACAAATTCTCACTTCTGTTGTGAGCAAACCCGTACATCCAGTGTCAAAGGAACAGAAGTATTGGATTATATCACAAACTTTCACAGGTAAAGGAACaaagtgtctttaaagtttTGAATAAACTGCAAGACTTACATTGTACTACCATTAAGTGTAAATAATCCTTGACTTACCCTCACCTGAAATCAATGAAGCTGGCAgatttatttccttttgtatCATATGTAGTAACCATGACTACGGACTTAATTTTAATCAATCTCCCCTACATTCAGAGCTAACAATCTACTAGTATGTCTACTATGCACTCGTAAGCAGATACATACACTGACTAATTGTTCATCTAAACATACAGAGATAAACAATAATTCCTACAAaattttttgggaaaaaatacATCTGTTTACATTTAAGTTCTTACAGTCACAGGTGATAGGAGTTCTACCATATGATCTCCAATATGTAGGCCTCAATGAAAGGGGAACTCTGCTCTGTTTTCACATTGGCTTGAATGAGTTTAAATGAGCAATGTCAAACAAACCTGCAAGTTCCATTTTACTCTGAGGAAAGAGCAAGAAAGTTGTGAAATTCTGCTGCTCGGTTTTCCTCTGTATAATCAATTGAAGTGGATtttttatacaattttttttttaaaaccttaTGAATACCCAATGTGAAATCCACATGGCAGCATCTCtgacagaaagaaataaaagaactcaaacaaaaacaagaactaCTCTATTTGCAATTATGCCATATATCAATGTAGTTTCATGTAGGATCATGgaacatacacatacagtgtattgaccgattcgggttcgttgagggcagcaaacattttacggcacagggcgcagccatagtgggtgtatcagccgaccccccctgctctcccccacccggggcaacatgtttacacgcacttgtaacaaaggttcgcgcactaagcaagcattcgcgcactcagtacgagacgccctttggctaaagcagtttttcattctgcgcgcgtgctaatgtaaggagaggggtgggggagtgcggagggggggtcggctgatacacccactatggctgcgcccatgccaaaaatacacatagcgcgtcacagaatcggtcaatacaggGTCAGTAAtcattacatacattgtatttaaattaACCACAGGGAGTTGCCTTATCTGCAAGCTTTCCCAGATGCAAGATATTCAAAttagacatgaaaaaaaaaaacaaaaacaaaacagagatcGAATCTGTTGCCCTGTTTCAGATGACACCAATGTCCtacaaaatcattcaaaaaaaaaaaaaaaaaaagaatgtcaagTTTGATTGACTTTTCAGGCAACTTCCAGAATAAGATGTATACTTATATTAGACAGGATGGCAAGTCCATATAAACCATTCATTCATGTCACTCATCCAGTGCCCTATATGTATATGTGAGAAAAAATATCTTTATAGCCATGAGGGGATAatttaggattaggattaggattcaATACAGTACACCAGTTTACCACAAATGCataacagtacatgtatatgaccaaaaatcatgacataaaaaaaattaaaaaaaaaatcataaactgCATGCATCACTTTCAATGTAGGATCCAATCTTCCTCTgaatatcaaacaaaatgaatgtgaCCAAAAAAAATGTAGGAAAACCATATGGGCAATGTCTGAAAACAAGTATATAAAGTCAATCCCTGAATGCCCATATAAATTTTGATGATCTGTAGCACTGGATGCATATTTTGATCACATTTTAGATgtgaatacaaaaacaaatgtatttctttaagaaaaataaggaaactGCAGACAATGCTGCCAGAGAAATGGGACTGCTCATTTCAACCTATGGCACAgtgtaacaaaaacaaaacaaaacaaaacaaaacaaaacaaaaacaaaacaaaaaacccaacaaacaaacgagaACGAAATACAAGAGATGGGGAAAGTGAACAAGAcaggaaaacatgaaaaaaacaaacaaacaaacacacaaacaagaagTAAGATAACAATTCTGAAAGCAGAATGTAGTCACACACAAAGGGGAAAAGAAACTGTGTGGAATGTATGCTCTCATGTAGTTCAAAAATAAGTGCTGGACCAAATTTCTGCACCACTTTCATGAGATTTACAGTATTTCGTGCAAACAGCAACAACTAAAATGTTCAACAATGCTACTTGTCGTTCCACTTGCATTATATCAATGTGACTAATAAAAATGCATTGATCACAGTCAAACCAATGCATTGAACGACAAAAAGTTTCAGAAAAGCGAATGGAACCTCCGCCTGACAGAAGAGGGCGCTGTTTCCAAACAAACCAAatttaaaaatatcaaaactaaacaaaaatagaaaggtTTCGCCTCAGAAGGTTTTGAAGAAGATGTACAGGGTTTAAAGTGAAATATCAGTCAAGACAGCACAGCGTGGTATCTGGTTGTCTAAATGGCATCACACTCAATATAACAGACGCATCTTCCAgggtacataattatgtacatgcataccAAATCACTGAACCAATTTTATGTGAGAGTCTAGGTGGCACAAAATACATGTCCGTGATAATTGAGAGaatcaaaattatgattttgacattaattgaaatttgaaaataaaaatgctcACCTTCGCTGCAGGTGAGCATACATTACAGTCATGCTGCCGAGATACTgtcttgtacattgtaaattgaGAAATTTTGGAATACAAATCACGTACATGTGAGTCTAATATCACGATATGACAAGTTTTCTTTCAAACACTGCTTGCCATACCGTAGCAACaatctgtgattttttttttcttggtggaTATTCCACGGCCTCCACCTTTAATTTGTGTTATAAGGCAATAACAGTATTAAACAGAAGCAATGTAAAATTGGCCGTAACAGCATAAATGCACCCATCCTTGCACCAAGCATCTCAGTGAGTTGTCGgaatacaaaatgataaaaaatatcatcatacaaaagaaaaaaaaaatgaatgactgACTGTCAAACCTAGCGTAAAGAGGAAAGagtgaggaaaagaaagaagagagaaaggagagaaagcaagagagaaagagagagggagacagtgAGAGCTGTGCCATTCGATTACATTTTTGAACAGCTGCTCTGTACCTGCTACTAAAAGAGTTGGCTAAAATACAAAGAATACCAAATGCCATCTTAAAGGAGGCACACACAGACACTTTGATTATCAATGAGACAAGGGGTACATTTAAGCGTACGGTACCGCACCCATACCAGAGGAGCACTCAAATGCTCCTAAATTGTACCGTACCATACTATATCGAGCCAAAAGAGGACCACTTCgtgatgtgctccaaaagcatACTATAACCGTACTAGAAGTTGACATGAGAAGAATGCGCATAGCATGCACATAGCATCGACTCTCTTTGTTTGGGACACCTGTAATGTAGCGTACGCGCGGTAGGTGCATGACCCTGTTGCTAGAGAACATGTGACCGcctctaaaaataactcatAAGGTACGCTACCTCCACAGAGCACTTGACCACTCCACATCTGGCATGATATGTTACAGTATGCACAGGACTAATTTgttttggttcgctttagagcgcttgAACATGTCCAAGGTAACAAAGGCTAAGATCTGGACAAAGAGACACAGAGAGAGTGGGAGCTTAAGAATGATCAGGCCGCGCTCTTGgagctactactactgctgtaCCTAACCAGCATGACGTCCCAGCTGCGGTAGGGGCAGTAGCAGAAGAACTTGAGGCAGTTGCGGCAGTAGCCCTCGTCGAAGGGGTTCGCCGACTCCTCAAGGTTGCGCAGGTAGGTGATGCGGTGGCGCGACATGAACTCCCACGTCGTCTGGTTGGTGAGGAGCATGAAAGTGTGGCAGCCGAGCAGCGAGACGACGGCCGCCGCGCTGATGCTCAGCACCAGCATGCAGATCAGGTAGAGGGCGTTGGCCCGCAGCCAGTCCTGGATGGTGGGGTGCCAGTGGAATCCGCCCCTGATGGGATTTACGAGAGAACATCACAAGTCAGCATTCCGTATTTGAGTGCACTAGAAATAAATTCAACTCCTTCTTGCTTGCCTCATTTCCACTTTAATACTATTTCAACTTCACAagcgaaaaaataaaaacataaaaacaaaaaaattgaaatacacCATGCAAGCATTCCACTGTCAAGACAGCTATTAGTTTCCATATTCTTCCATTCTACAAATTGTCGCATTTCATTTTCACTGGCAGGGTGATAACTTTATCTATGCAGACATAAgccaatgtcatttttttttctctaatcaTGTGTGTTTCTCCTCACAACAATCATGAAAATGCCTGGTTCTATCACTGACTGGTATGTACAGGCACAATCGGAATACAACCTCGTCAGGTCCGTCGTTTAAGAGGCAAAATACTTTATTTACGACATGCAGGTACAGGTTAAGACACTGCCCAGCAACTAATGTAAACATTCCTCAAAGGGTATAAAAAATCAAGTTCATGTAACAGTACAGTAAAGTAACGACTGACATGTTTTAGTAAGACACACCATAAGATATTGGGGAGACAGCATTCTGTATTTACAAAAGCCTTTGTAACCATAGGTCAGATATGTTTCTGATTTATATCTACAGGTAAAATAGTCAGTGGTACCTTGTAGTAACACACAGAGATAATGGGACCCTACAGCACTCTAAAACTGAATTGATATCTAAGATTCCTTTCAAGTATGTCATACCAGGTGATTTTGATGGCCCAAATGATGAGAGTGGActggaagaggaggaagaaccAGAAGAAACGGTGGTTCCTCTCTCCGACGCAGTTCTCCAGCCAGGGGCAGTGGTGGTCAAACCTCCGCACGCATCTCCCACAGTCGTCACAGTGCTTGGTCCTCACGGGTTGCTAGGATGCAATGGTAAAGCAGACATCGTCTTAAATGTAACATAGGGGTAGTCTTTCCGGTCACCAGGATGTAATGGTAAAGTAGACATCATTGTCTTAAATGTGACATATGGGTAGCTTTTCAGGTTGCTAGGATGTTACAGTAAAGTATGTAGGCATCAttgtcttaacccgttgaggacgagtcccgagtatactcgggcaagtgtcaaTGGGAtgtgcgtgttgtagcaaaaccaGCCCattctcaacaggttaaatgtAACATATGGGTAGTTTTTCAGGTTGCTAGGATGTTATAGGAAAGGAGACATCATTGTCTTACATGCAACACAGCAGTGCAAGTAGTCTCTCATGTTACTAGAATGCAGAAGTAAGTAGAAATCATTGTCCTTTGTGTATTATATGGATAATCTCAGGTTAAAAggatataacaacaacaaagtaaacaTCAGTGTCTTAAATGTAACACAGGCGTAGCCTCTCAAGTTGCTAAGATGCAATGGTAAAGTAGAAATCATTGTCTGTAATATGGTATCCAGGTATTTTCTCAGGTTGCTAGGATGTTTTGGTAAAGCAAAAATTATTGTCCTTGACGATAATGACAGTAGACAACGttagccactttttttttcttcaaatcgaTACCCTTAAAACAGGAAGATTACAGACCTCACTAAGAAATCAGATATCCATTCACTGAATTTAAAATGCATAGCAGTTATGGCACATCACGTTGACTTTGGCGGTAACCACTTCAAACCAACCTTCACTCTGCAGTAGCTGCATTTCCTGGTGGCCTCcgcctttttcttctctttcaccATTTTGGCTGTCTCCCCGCTGTCTTCTTCATTCACCGTCTCATCGGCACTTTCGTCATCGCTGGAGTCAACCCTACTCCAGCCATTCTGCAAAGGAATTTAAAGAAGTCACTGGTTACTCTGTCTTGATGTAACTTGCTGGTAAATGAGACCCTTtgctcttttttgttctttcatcTGCACATCATGTTCCTGAATACATCTGTTGTTTT comes from Diadema setosum chromosome 17, eeDiaSeto1, whole genome shotgun sequence and encodes:
- the LOC140240984 gene encoding palmitoyltransferase ZDHHC12-B-like, whose protein sequence is MRKARSRLSRLASAIFIRLFHTGLTVGIFCVLVFTDTELHHAIYNKSILYTGAFVCLVVFTSIFYFIASLMNPGYVTNDEEMNGWSRVDSSDDESADETVNEEDSGETAKMVKEKKKAEATRKCSYCRVKQPVRTKHCDDCGRCVRRFDHHCPWLENCVGERNHRFFWFFLLFQSTLIIWAIKITWGGFHWHPTIQDWLRANALYLICMLVLSISAAAVVSLLGCHTFMLLTNQTTWEFMSRHRITYLRNLEESANPFDEGYCRNCLKFFCYCPYRSWDVMLVRYSSSSSSKSAA